A genomic stretch from Solanum stenotomum isolate F172 chromosome 8, ASM1918654v1, whole genome shotgun sequence includes:
- the LOC125874401 gene encoding dolichol kinase EVAN: MIFFNSISISATDTSNPMASSSFLTGERAVVALFIAWIVFSVPQSLLSESLSLSLLSLLALSVEISVDASSSVPLSHFFKTRPGASSGIFLGAVTLPGVMVSKLIQMSRAVSLNQSGSEELENLQLLYWVTSASCYTVLAYLCFIFYQQSDSKNCATSRCSLSCIALYFVVCCVSFAVKSHCGWYTAAILLWLFSHGYAAVKLIQNILHTFPACASIGEALLATVGLVIYFGDMLACTAAKSHGYFTASKLVTVPYGIQRSEVSVIIQGLIIGLLLFPMLFKYVLQFLERASLASSRDTVDNHMRRSCVFYISLACVLIIAVPSWMQLVQDFHVHPFLWVLDFVLSEPLKRLSLCIYWLVVIYVSVIRFYNISKSSKIERILLRKYYHLMAVSMFVPALILQPKFLDLAFGAALAIFLMLETIRIWRIWPLGHLVHQFMNAFTDHRDTDLLVVSHFSLLLGCALPIWLSSGFNDRPLAPFAGILSLGIGDTMASVVGYKYGVLRWSKTGKKTIEGTAAGITSVLAACSILLPLLATTRYVQNWFSLLFAVTISGLLEAYTAQLDNAFIPLVFYSLLCL; this comes from the exons ATGAtatttttcaattcaatttcaatttcagCTACTGATACATCGAATCCCATGGCTTCATCGTCGTTTCTCACCGGCGAGCGAGCTGTGGTAGCACTATTCATTGCTTGGATTGTCTTCTCCGTCCCTCAATCTCTCCTCTCCGAATCTCTCTCCCTTTCTCTCCTCTCGCTTCTCGCCCTCTCCGTTGAGATCTCCGTCGATGCCTCTTCTTCAGTTCCCCTCTCTCACTTCTTCAAAACCAG GCCTGGTGCTTCATCAGGGATATTTTTGGGGGCAGTAACGCTGCCTGGTGTTATGGTATCGAAGTTGATTCAGATGTCAAGAGCAGTATCTTTAAATCAATCTGGAAGTGAAG AGCTTGAAAACCTGCAACTACTGTATTGGGTGACATCTGCAAGTTGCTACACGGTGCTAGCTTACCTCTGCTTCATTTTTTACCAACAATCAGACAGCAAGAATTGTGCTACTTCTCGATGTAGCTTAAGTTGTATAGCATTGTATTTTGTAGTCTGCTGCGTGTCTTTTGCTGTGAAATCTCATTGTG GGTGGTATACAGCAGCTATCTTATTGTGGCTATTCTCTCATGGATATGCAGCAGTAAAATTAATTCAGAATATTCTCCACACTTTTCCAGCATGTGCTTCAATTG GAGAAGCGCTACTGGCTACTGTTGGTCTTGTTATCTATTTTGGGGACATGCTAGCTTGTACTGCTGCTAAG TCCCATGGGTACTTTACTGCATCTAAGTTAGTGACTGTACCATATGGAATCCAAAGAAGTGAAGTTAGCGTTATTATTCAG GGATTGATTATTGGCCTTCTTCTGTTCCCTATGCTGTTCAAATACGTACTTCAATTTCTTGAGCGAGCCAGCTTGGCATCTTCTAGAGATACCGTAGATAATCATATGAGGCGATCTTGTGTGTTCTACATTTCCCTCGCGTGTGTTCTCATTATAGCTGTACCATCATGGATGCAGCTTGTTCAAGATTTTCATGTGCACCCTTTTCTATG GGTATTAGATTTTGTTCTGTCAGAACCGCTTAAAAGGTTGTCGCTGTGTATCTATTGGTTGGTTGTTATTTATGTATCAGTTATCAGATTTTACAACATCTCTAAGAGCAGTAAGATTGAGAGGATTCTTCTTCGAAAATACTACCATTTAATGGCTGTTTCAATGTTTGTTCCTGCTCTCATACTTCAG CCGAAGTTTCTTGATCTGGCTTTTGGTGCAGCTTTGGCTATTTTCTTGATGTTGGAAACTATACGA ATATGGAGAATCTGGCCCTTGGGACACCTTGTGCACCAATTTATGAATGCTTTTACAGATCATCGTGACACTGATCTTCTTGTTGTCAG CCATTTTTCACTCTTATTAGGATGTGCGCTTCCTATCTGGTTGTCCTCTGGTTTTAATGACCGGCCATTAGCCCCTTTTGCTGGGATCTTGAGCCTTGGAATTGGAGATACAATG GCATCAGTGGTTGGATACAAGTATGGGGTCCTCCGCTGGAGCAAAACTGGCA AGAAAACAATTGAAGGCACTGCCGCTGGTATAACGTCTGTCCTGGCTGCATGCTCCATTCTACTTCCACTTCTAGCTACAACCAGATATGTTCag